The sequence below is a genomic window from Prosthecobacter dejongeii.
ACCCGAGACATCCGCCGGAAAATGACATTTTTTCGCGGTGAATTGCACTCGCGCGAATTCGTGCTAGTCTGGCCTCCCCCGGTTTGCCTCCACCCGGCAGACGGGAACGTATCCTTCACACACCATGGGCAAAACACTCTTCGAAAAAGTCTGGGAATCTCACGTCGTCGGAACTCTTGCGAACGGCCAGACGCAGCTTCTCATTGATACCCACCTGGTGCATGAAGTGACCAGCCCGCAGGCCTTCGGTATGCTGCGCGACCTCAACCTGAAGGTAGCCTACCCGCACCGCACCTTCGCGACGGTGGACCACATCGTCCCGACCGATAGCCAGGTCTCGCCTTTCTCCGATCCTCTCGCTGAGGCGATGATCCAGGAGCTGAACAAGAATGCGCAGGAATTTGGCATCACCTACTTCAGCCTAGCCAGCGGCAAGCAGGGCATCGTCCACGTCGTCGGGCCAGAGCAGGGCATCACCCAGCCAGGCACCACCATCGCCTGTGGCGACTCCCACACCGCCACTCACGGCGCCTTTGGCGCCATCGCCTTCGGCATCGGCACCACGCAGGTGCGTGACATCCTGGCCACTCAGACCATGGCCATGGGCAAGATGAAGGTCCGCCGCATCAATGTGGAGGGCAAACTTCGCCCCGGAGTTTACTCCAAGGACGTCGCCCTGCACATCATCCGCCTCCTGGGCGCGAATGGCGGCATCGGCTACGCCTACGAATACGGCGGCAATATCTTTGACGAGTTCACGATGGAAGAGCGCATGACCGTCTGCAACATGGCCATCGAAGGCGGTGCCCGCTGTGGTTACGTGAATCCGGATGAAACCACCTTTGAATACCTCAAAGGCCGCCCTTACTCCCCGACAGGCGCTGAATGGGACAGCACTGTGGCCAAGTGGCGCGAAGTGGCTTCCGACAAGGACGCCAAGTATGACGACGTCGTCAACATCCGTGCTGAAGACGTGCCGCCGACAGTCACCTGGGGTACCAGCCCGGATCAGGCCATCGCCGTTACTGAAAACGTGCCGACCCCTGAAAGCGCCACGACTGAACCCGGCCGCATCTCCATCCAGGACGCCCTGGACTACATGAAACTGCCTGCGGGCGAGCCGATCAAAGGCACGAAGATTGACGTCGCCTTCATCGGTTCCTGCACCAACGGCCGTCTGAGCGACTTCCGCGAAGTGGCCAAGTTCATCAAGGGCAAAAAGGTCGCCGCAGGCGTCAAAGCCATCGCTGTTCCTGGCTCCCAGATCGTGGATGTCATGGCCCGTCAGGAAGGCCTCGACAAAGTCTTCTCCGACGCCGGTTTCGAATGGCGCAATGCAGGCTGCTCCATGTGCCTGGCCATGAACCCCGACAAGCTCGTGGGTGACCAGCTTTGCGCTTCCTCCAGCAACCGCAACTTCAAAGGCCGCCAGGGCAGCACCACGGGTCGCACCGTGCTCATGTCCCCCGTCATGGTCGCCGCCGCCGCCCTGACAGGCAGCATCGCCGACGCCCGTGAGGTGTTCTCCATCGCTGGTTGATCACCCCGCTTTAAAAAGCTCTTCACCAAACGGGTCTTCGGTCACTCCGAAGACCCGTTTTTTTATGAAGCGTGCCTCCAGGAATGAATCCATAACGGGCTTACAGTATTCTAGAGTATTTTAAAAAATGATGTAGCTAGTCTGTGCTCATCCCGAGCTTCCAAAAGCGCATTCCCTCTACCACAAGAATTGGGGGTGAGAAGCCGCGAAGTGAAAGGCCAAGGTGAAGGCGCGCAGCACGTAGAAAGTTCGTTCGCAGAGGGGTGCTCTTTTCCCAAAAACGACACTTCTAAAATTCGATCCCCGAGAGCTCTCGACTGCCCCTCACCCCTGGCCCTCTCCCCAGTTCCTGGGGCGAGGGAGGCGTCTTTTCGCGTTCTAAGGCTAAAGACCATTCGGCGCTCGTTTGCTCTATGATTAGCACCCGTTAGGTCTTCAATTTTGAGCTGCCAAAAGCGCGTTCCCTCTCCCCCAAGAATTGGGGGAGAGGCCAAGGTGAGGGGGGAGGGCGCAGCACGCAGAACCTCGTTCGCGAAAGGGGACCTTTTCCAAAAAAAATGACGCGACTCGTCTTCGATCCTCAATCACACTCCCATTCGGGGATTCAATTTTAGGGTGGGTGACTCCTTTATCTAAAATGCTATAACTTTTAGAAGGTAGGCGATGGCGCGTTTCTACTTGCTCTCCCTTGATGATTTAGCGTCGCCCCAAACCAAACGCAGGGTGCCTCTTCTCATGCTTCACCGCGGTCACCCAGAGATTCAATCTTCATTTTCGAAGACGCCTCATCAAATCGCTGTGTGAGATTGGGGCGACTTTCCCGGATTCAATTTCTGCATCTCGCACGAGCGCTAACAAGATGGCCTCTTCGTCTTCCCGATCCGCTGCCAGCGCATACGGATCTTCAATGCTCTCCCATAAAGAGGCCGCAAGCTGTATCCGCTCCTCCAGAGGAAGCTTTAAGGCTTCCGGTGCGATGCGGTCGATCATCATAGAATAAATCTAAACTAGATTTCCGATCAGGAAAAGTCGGTTTTTGGAGGCTGCCACCCGAACTCAACGCACTGAAATATTCCGCGTGCGAAATCATGCCTGAAGTCGTGTTCATCGCACAATGCGGGTGATGGCACACACGGGGCGTCGTTCCTCCACGGCTCCAAAGACTGCGGGAAAGAAACTGCCAGGGAGAAAGGTACACTCCTGCAAACATGTCTGCGCCATTTTCCGCTCCCTCCATCACTCCTCGCCGCCAGTTTCTTCAAAGTACCGGACTGACCCTGCTCAGCCTGCCGACGCTCGCCAAGGCCCAGCAAGGTGGCAGCAAACCCAAGTCACCTGCCTCGGCCAACGCAGTCACATCGGCCCCGGTTTCTTCCCCTGCCCTGGAGCCGCTGAACCGTTTCCCGCGCATGCAGCAGGACTGGTTGGTGGATGTGGTGCGTGGGATCGAAGCCCAAGGGAATGCCCAGCGTGCCGCCCTGAAAACTCAGGCCGATGCTGAGGCCTATGTGAAATCTGTGCAGAAGCGCATCCGTCAGAGTTTTGGCCCGCTGCCCGAGAAGACGCCGCTGAATGCGAAGGTCACAGGCGTGGTGGAGCGCGAGGCATATCGGATCGAAAACATCGTCTTTGAAAGCCGTCCGGGTTACTTCGTCACGGGCAATATGTATGTGCCGAAAGGTCGCACGGGCAAGATGCCTGCGACCGTGGGCCTGTGCGGGCATTCCCTGAATGGCAAGGCCGCCGAGGCTTACCAGAGCTTTGCCCAGGGCCTCGCGCGACTTGGGCACATCTGTTTCATCATTGACCCCGTAGGTCAGGGAGAACGCTTTCAATACCTGGACAATGCAGGCCTGAAGTCGCGTCTGGGTGGTGGTGTGTCAGAGCACATCCAGATGGGCAATTCCCAGACGCTTGTCGGCGAGTTCCTCGGCAGCTGGTTTGCCTGGGATGGCATCCGCGCACTGGACTACCTGCTCACGCGGGATGAGGTGGACCCGCAGCATCTCGGTGTCACGGGCAACTCGGGCGGCGGCACACAGACCACTTGGCTCTGCGGGCTGGAGCCCCGGTTTACCATGGGTGCGCCCTCCTGCTTTGTGACAACCTTCCGTCGCAACGTGGAAAACGAACTGCCCGCCGATACGGAGCAGTGCCCGCCGCAGGTGCTGGCACTGGGGTTGGATCACCTGGATTTCATCGCTGCCATGGCTCCGAAGCCCGTCATCATCATGGCACAGGAAAAGGATTTCTTTGATGCTCGCGGTTCTGCCGAGGCCTATGAGCAGCTTAAAAAGTTATACACCTTGTTAGGTAGACCGGAGAACATCCAGCTCCACACCGGGCCAGACCCGCATGGTTACTCGCAGTCCAATCGCGAGGCGATGTACCGTTTCTTCAACAAGGTCACGGGTCTGCCCGAAGTAGCCGCAGAGCCCACGCTGACCCTAGAGAAAGACGAAACGCTGCTGTGCGCGCCCAAAGGGCAGGTGGCGGAGCTGAAGTCCCGCACGCTCATGTCCTTCACCCAGGAGAAGGTCGCAAACCTAGCCCAGCAGCGCAAGGCCCTGAAGGGGGAAGCTTTAAAAGCCGCCGTGCGTGAGGTGCTGCGGCTGCCCCCACTGCCCACCACGGCCCCGGATTACGGCATCCTTCGTGGAGCAGGTTCACGCAAATACCCGGCTAAAGCCTACTGCACCTACACGGTAGAAACGGAGCCTGGCATCCATGCCCTCCTCACTCGCCTCCAGGAAGAGGAGCTGACCTCCCGCATTCCCGGTGCGGCCAAGCGGGCCATCCTTTACCTCTCCCACCATTCCGCCGATGCTGAGATGCGCAGCGATGCCTGGGTGCAGGGACTCATCCAGGCCGAGCCCGAAGCGGCTTTCTACGGTTGCGATGTTCGTGGCATCGGGGAATCCCAGCCGAATACCTGCGGAGTGAATCAATTTTTGAAACCTTACGGCAGCCACTATTTCTATGCCGCGCATGGATTGATGTTGAACCGTCCTTTGTTAGGCCAGCGAGTGTTTGACGTTCTGCGGGTCATCCAAGCCCTGCGTGCGGCGGGACATCAGGAGATCCACCTCGCTGGGCGCGGGTGGGGTGCTTTGGTCGCTGGCTTGACTGCGCTATTTGCAAACGAGGTCAAGCAGGTGACCCTCAAAAATGCGCTCGCCTCTTTCCAAGTGATCGCAGAGGATGCGGAATACCAGTGGCCCTATGCCGTGATGCTGCCAGGCGTACTGGCGCATTTTGATCTGCCAGACTGTTATGCAGAACTGGCTAACCAAAAGTTGCAAAACCTGGAACCCTGGGGTGCTGGCGATGGAATGAAGTTGTGATGGCGCGTGAATTTATTCTTCCGCAGGACCCCATTTCGGAAACGGATCGGGGAATCGGCTCCAGGCCGCAGGCCCTCCAGCGTATTCCTCATCCGTCAATAGACAGGCATCAAAATTTGCACGCAGGGAATCCTGATCCATGTGACGGCCGATGATGACGATCTCCTGTCGGCGATCGCCATACGGGTCACGGCTGTTTGCCTGGATCTCCTGGAGGCTCACCGCATCCTGCGGCCATTCAGCCTGATCCACGGCCGACCAGAAAAAGCCAAGGGCGCGGGTGTCACGCAAGACGCCCGCTTGAGAAACAAAACCCGCCAGTTCCATGCGAGTGGCTAACCAAAAGAGACCTTTCGCCCTCACCACGCCTTCCCAGGAGGCCTTGAGGTGGGCCTGAAAACGCTCGGGGTGAAAGGGGCGATGAGCCCGGTAAACGAAACTGCTGATGCCATACTCCTCAGTCTCAGGCGTGTGGCCTTGGAGGCTGTCCAGCCAGCCCTGGCTTTCTTCCGCCTCCTGCATGTCAAAGAGACCTGTGTGCATCACTGTTTCTAAGGGCACCTCAGAGTGCTGGGTGAGGTGGACTTTTGCCTTGGGATTGAGGGCGTGGATGATGCCCTGGATCTCCTTCACTTCTTCAGGTGCCACGCAGTCGGTCTTGTTGATGAGGATGACGTTGGCGAATTCGATCTGGTCCGTCAGCAGGTGGGCTAGGGTGCGCCCGTCTTCCTCACTCATGCCTTGGCCTCGGTCTTGGAGGTCTTCGGTGCTGTGGTAGTCTTCCAAAAAATTCCGGGCATCCACCACGGTAACCATCGTGTCCAGTTGCGCTAAATCGGAAAGGGAGTGCCCCGCCTCATCTTCAAAGGTGAAGGTCTCCGCCACAGGCATGGGCTCTGAGACGCCCGTGGACTCGATCACCAGCGCATCGAAGCGACCTTCGCGGGCCAATTTACCCACCTCCAGCATCAGGTCTTCACGCAGGGTGCAGCAAATGCAGCCGTTGCTCATTTCCACCATCTTTTCTTCGGTGCGGCTGAGCTTTGCATCACCGGATTTCACCAACTGGGCATCCACATTCACCTCGCTCATGTCATTCACAATCACCGCCACTTTGCGGCCTTCACGATTCCGCAAGATGTGGTTCAGAAGCGTGGTCTTTCCGGCACCGAGAAAGCCGGAAAGAACGGTGACAGGAAGACGTGAAGGAGGAGCGATCATTAAAGCAAGTAAGTTGCATTTATTTAAAGCGCAACTTATTTGCATATAGAACCCACAAAATGTAAGGTGCGTCTCGGGTAGTGAGCGCGACATGTTGTTCGATCCCTAAAGGAGCAGATGGCCCAGAACGGAAGTTTCCTTCACAGCGGTCTAAAATCTTCTAAGCGGTTTATTTTGTGCAGTAACCGTCGTGTCTCAAAGAGGCTATAACTCGTTAAGTATCCATCGTATGCGCCTTCCCGTTTTCCTCACTTGTCTGGGTCTGTTGTCATCCACCGCGCTCGCCGAGCCGACCTCCGTGGAGCTCATCCTGGACTGCTCCGGCTCCATGTGGAACAAGCTCAGCGACGGGCGTTACCGCATTGATGCGGCGAAGCAGGTGCTCAGTGAATTTATCGCCACGGCGCCTGAAAAGGAAGATCTGCACATCGGTCTGCGACTCTATGGTTCCAAAGTGTCTCACCGTGAACCCGGGGCCTGTGAGGACACCGCCCTAGTCGTCCCCATCGAAGGTTTTCAGCGAGGTGAAATGCTGAAGCTGGTCAAAGAAGCCCGCGCCATCGGGGCCACACCGCTGGCCATCTCGCTGAATGCGGCGGCTGAGGATTTCACAAAACCGGGTAAGAAACAGGTCATCGTTTTTACCGATGGCGAAGAATCCTGCGGAGGCGATGTGACCGCAGCCTTGGCCAAACTGAAGTCCGAGGGCATTGATGCCGATGTGCGCATCATTGGCATCGGCCTGCCGAAAGGGGTGGCGGCGCGGTTTGCCGTCCTGGCCCCGATTGAAAACGCGGACAGCGTGCTGAAGCTGGCCGAGGCGCTCAAAAACGCTACCGCCACCACTGTCGCCATCCCTGCCGCTCCGCCAAAGGTGGAAAAGCTGAAGGTCACCGTGCGGGTCATGAAGAACGGGGAGCCGCTGGCGGAGGGTGACATCAGCCTCACCGGGGGAGACAAAACGCCCAATAAATTGACGAAGGGCGAGGAGCCCGGCACCTGGACAGGCGAGCTGCCGCCCGGGATCTACACAGCGAAGGTCGCCCCAGCCGGGCGCACATTCACGGACCTGGGCGTGGCGCGCTCAGCGGACAATACCTTCGTGCTGGATGTGACAGAACTGCCCAAGGTCACGATCGAAATTCCCAATGAAGAGATCACCGTGTTGCAGGAGTTTGCCCTGATGTTCTCGGGGGCCAATGGCATCGGTGACCAACACATCGTCATCGCTCCAGCAGACGCACCCGATTCCGCCGTGCCCAATCTGCGAGATGCGATTGGAAAAGAGGCCACGATGGCCATCATCGCCCCGGACCTGCCGGGCATGTATGAGGCGCGTTTCACCCAACGCGGGGCGAATGGGTCCAACGTGATTTGTGGCCGATCTAAACCCTTCGAGGTCAAAGTGCCGCAGGTCACGCTGGAAGTACCCGCCACCGTGACCTCCAGCACCCCGATGACGGTCAAATTCAAAGCCCCCGTTCAGAACAACGACTGGATCGGCTGGGTGAAAGCAGGCGCTGAAGATGGCGAATACCAAATTTACACACGCCCCACGGCCAACAGTGACAGCGTGCAGATGAATGCCCCGGCGGAACCTGGTGACTATGAAATGCGCTATGCCAACGAGGGCAGCATCAAGCCCTTCGCTCGCAAAGCCTTCAAGGTGGAGGCAGCCACACTGGGCCTGGAAGCTCCTGAAACCGTCATGGCCGGGTCCATGGTAGCCATCGGCTGGAAAGCCCCGGCTGTTGGGAATCTCTACATTTCCATCGTCGAAAAAACAGCACAGCCCGGTGCCTACAATGACTACCGCCGACTGGATGGCGGGGAGAATCCGCTGAAAATTCTGGCCCCGCGCAAGACTGGCGAAATGGAGATCCGGATCACTGAGGAGCAGCAAAACAAAGTGATATTTAGCCGGCCCATCAAACTCACGGCTATGCAGGCCACGCTCAAAGGCCCGACCGAAGTGGCCAAGGATTCACCCATTAACATCGCCTGGACAGGTCCTGCTGGCGCAGGAGACTTTGTCACCATCACCAAGGTCGGCGCGCCAGAGTCCGAATACCTCGACTATGCCTACGTCGTGGATGCTCCTGCCATGGTCGAGATCAAGGCCCCTGAAGAAGCCGGAGATTACGAGCTGCGCTACACCACCCAGGAAAACGAGGTGATCGCCCGACAGCCGATCAAGGTGAAGTGATGGCGCATAACGGGAGGCTTGATCTGATGCTACCAGATGGTATAGATCAAGCATGACCGCCATCGCCAAAGTTTTTCAAAACGGGCGCAGCCAGGCCGTGCGACTGCCCAAGGAGTTTCGTGTCAAAGGCCCTGAGGTTTATATCCGCCACACTCCCGAAGGCATTTTGATCAGTGAACGCGATCCTTGGGATCGTATGGAAGAAGGCTGCCAGCAGCTTTCGGATGAGTTTCTGAAAGCCGTCGAAAAGCGTGAGAAAAAGCCGCCTCAGAAACGCAAAGGGTCTGACTGAAGATGATCTACTTGCTTGATACAGACATCCTCATTCACATGATGCGAGGACTGAAGATCAGGGTCGCCAGGACGGAGGCTCAGAAGCTGCGTGTGCAGCAGGCGCGAAACATTCTTTCAGCTTGCCGGGCACAGTCCAAGGCCGGGCATACGGTAGCTTGTTCAGCCATCACTCTGGCAGAGCTGGAGTTTGGCGCTCGCAATAGCCTGGACTATGAGCAGGAGGCCGCCGCCACCCGGCTGGCGATGTCTGCCTTTCATGCGTTTGACTGGACAGTGGAGGGCTGTGTGGAGGCTTATGGCTTCATCCGCCATCACTTGGAATCCAAAGGAAAAAACATTGGTGAAAATGACCAGCTCATTGCCGCCCATGCCATGGCATTAAAAGCTGTGCTGGTGACGAACAACACCCGTGAATTCACTCGCATTCCTGGACTGAAGGTGGAGAACTGGACGGCCTCCTCCTAAGTTTATTCATGTCTCATCAACCCCAAAACATCCACGCTGGCACGCAGGTGGTCACGCTCATCAGCGTGCATGGCAGCAATCATGCCCTGGTACATCCGCGTGGGGCCGTGGGCATTGTAACAAGGACTCCCTGTGGTGAGGAGCAGCGTTACCTCGTGCGTTTTCCTGATGGCTTTGAAGCCGCTTTGCTGCCTAACGAGATGGAGGTGCTGAAGCTTTTCAAAGATCGCCTCGAGGGTGCCTCCAATAGCCTGCAAAACTTTGCGCTAGAGGATCATGTCATCTACCGCTGCATCGTCGGTTCTCGGGCTTATGGCCTGGAGACGGAGACTTCGGACACAGATTTGCGCGGCATCTACCTCGCCCCGGCAGATCTGCACTGGTCGCTTTATGGTGCACCCGAGCAGTTTGAGGACAACGAACAGCAGGCCTGCTACTGGGAGCTGCAGAAGTTTCTCACCATGGCCCTGAAAGCCAACCCCAACATCCTTGAGTGCCTGTATTCGCCGCTGGTGGAAAAGGCCACGCCCATTGCTCAGGAGCTGCTGGCGATTCGGGACAAGTTCCTCTCCCAGATGATCTTCCAGACCTTCAACGGTTATGCCCTCAGTCAGTTCAAAAAGATTGAGCAGGACCTGCGCAATCAGGGGCAGGTGCGCTGGAAGCACGCCATGCACCTCCTCCGCCTCCTCATGAGCGGAGCGGGGGCGGTACGCGAAGGCCGCGTGCCCGTGCATGTGGGCGAGCGCCGCGAGGAACTGCTGGCCGTGAAGCGCGGTGAACTCACCTGGGAGCAGGTGGATGCCTGGCGGCAGCGCCTGCACCGCGAATTCGAACAAGCCCTGGCCGAAACCAAGCTGCCCGAAAGACCGGACTATGAAGCGGCTAACCAAATATTAATTTTGGCGCGGCGCTCCAAAGCGGCCTAACCATCCATTCTTTATGACACCTTCCATCGCAGCCACGGTCCAAGACCCTCGCCTTCAGCGCATCACCACGGCGCAGCCTTATCCCTTGCTGTTTGCGACCATTAGCGGAGCGCACTTGTATGGCTTTCCGTCTCCGGATTCAGATGTGGATCTGCGAGGCGCGCATGTGCTGCCGCTCAGGCAGGTACTGGGACTGGATGCCCGGCATGAGACGGTGGAGGATTCCCGCATCATTGAGGGGCTGGAGATGGACATCGTCAGCCATGATGTGAAGAAGTTCTTCAACCTACTGCTGAAGAAAAACGGCTATGTGCTGGAGCAGCTTTATTCGCCGCTGATCGTGCAGACGACTCCGGAACATGCGGAGCTAAAGGAGATCGCCAAGGGCTGCATCACCCGTCATCATTCGCATCACTACCTGGGTTTTGTACACACGCAGTGGGAGCTGTTTTTGAAAGAATCGCCGCATCGGGTGAAGCCGCTGCTATATGTCTATCGTGTGCTGCTGACGGGCATCTGGATGATGCGCACGGGCGAGGTGGAGGCGAATCTGGTGACGCTGAATGAGACCTTTCGCCTGCCGTATGTGGATGACCTCATCGCCCGCAAGCTGGCCGGGCCTGAACAGGGCACGCTGGACGATGCAGACCTGGCTTTTCACCAGAGCGAGTTTGAGCGCCTGAGGGCCATGCTACAGGCCGCGCATGAGGCGAGCACGCTGCGGGAGCTACCCGAGGATGCAGCTCGTTCTGGCATCAATGACCTGCTCATCCGCGTGCGGCTGGCTCAGGGAATCTGACTGTGAATGAGCCGGGCGGCTTGGCTGGCCGGCACATCCTTTTGGTTAGGATCATCCAGCATCTTTTGCAGGGTGGCCTTGGCCTCAGCCGGACGGTTTTCATCCAGATACAGACGGGCCTGATATAGATGCGCGCGGGCTTTGTCAGAGGCGATGACGTAGAGGCTGAGGGCGTGCTCCAGCAGGTCAATGGCTTCGTTGTTCTTGCCTTCGCTGGCGGAGAGCAGGGAGGTGAGTTCCAGCAGGTGCGGTTTGCTGCGTGTTTCGGCGAGGGTGGTCAGGGCCTGCTTCAGTTCCCGGCTATCCTCACCCGGATGTCGGGTGGAGGTGCCCTGATACAAAGCGTAGTCGCGGTCGCGTCCATCGCCCATGCTGGAGCCAGCGCCGCGTGCATAGGGACGGTAGAGAGGATCGCCACAGACGACGTTCATCCAGGAGAGCACGGGGGTGGCATTCCAGGCCGCCTCCGCCAGTGTGTAGCCTTCCAGCAGGCGCTGGTTGAGCACATCAAAGTGGACCGTGAGGCTGAGGTAGGGCTCAAACACATTTCCCAGGGCAGCGGCGGCCCCCTGGCGCAGCAGCGGACCTACCCAGTGCCGATCTGGCGCACGCAGGGCAGCCCCACTGAAGGAGTGCAAATGACAGGCGATGGCCCCGGTCTGAAATTTGAATGAGGGACTGGCGATAGCCCCGCTGGCGTGGGTGGTATACCAGCCAAAATAAAAGGCGGTATCCGGCAGGGGCCAGTGGTCTGGCAGCACGGCCTCCGCCTTGTCCACATAAACGGGGATGCCCTTTTGGCGAAAGAGGATGGCGCTGCGGTTTAGCCAGTCTTCACCTTCCTGATAGGCTCCAGTTTTCTGAGCCAGGTCAATCACGGCGCGCCCACGAAGCCCGTGTTCTTCAGCGCTAAGGGCGTCATCAATCATGCGTTTCACAGTGTCTGCATCCGGCCCATCTAGCCGCCCCACCAGCAGCAGCCCCGGTGTGCCCTGGAACATTTGGAAGCGCATGTCCTGCTTGAAGTAAGGATTACGCAAAGCACCCGCGATGGGCTGGCGCGGCAGGCCTAGCAGGGCCAGTTCGCTATCCACGCTGGCTTCATCTTCCTGCGTGTTCTTGGGGTTTTGCGCATCGCGCTGAATTTGAAACGGGATGCCGCGCATCAGCACCACCACGCGCACGGCAGACTCGGCCACCGTCATGGCAGGCATGGACTTGCCCGTGACCGGATCTTTTAACTCTTGCTGGCCCAGCCGCCACCAGCCCCGACGCACGAAGGCCTCGAACAAAGGTTTGCGCAAAAGTTCGTTATACTCCTGGCGGGTCATGGAGTCCGTCATGGGGCAATCGAGACCGATGACACGGTCCGCAGGGATGCCACGCTTTTGGGCGTAGTATTCAGCCAGTTCCTGAGACTGGGCGAAGTCGGGATTGTAAATGACCACGGTTTCACCGCTGAGATCCAAAGCTGGCGGGGGCTCCTGAGCCCGCAGAGGACTGGCGAAGAGAGTAAGTAGGGCTAGGCCGTGCACGATCGTCTGTCTAAAGCAGCCTAACCCAAGGGATGATGGTCTGGAGGTGGCCATGATCACAGATCCCAGTGCAGTTCCAGCCCATCATAGGCGATTTTGACTCCCTCGGGCAGGAGGGGTTCAGCCCGCGAGTGCATGACCTCGCATTGCAAGTGGGTGAGAAAGGTGCGCCGAGGGCGGATCTGCGCCTGCACGGCCAGGGCCTCGGCCACGCTCATGTGCGTGGGGTGCTCCGTGTAACGCAGGGCATCCACAATGAGAGTATCCACGCCTCCCATGGCGGCAAGGGCCTCGGGCTGGATGATCTTGGCATCAGGGATATAGGCACAGAGTTTGCGCTCTTGCCGGGTAAAAAGGTAGCCCACGGTCTCTACTTTGCCATGC
It includes:
- a CDS encoding nucleotidyltransferase domain-containing protein translates to MTPSIAATVQDPRLQRITTAQPYPLLFATISGAHLYGFPSPDSDVDLRGAHVLPLRQVLGLDARHETVEDSRIIEGLEMDIVSHDVKKFFNLLLKKNGYVLEQLYSPLIVQTTPEHAELKEIAKGCITRHHSHHYLGFVHTQWELFLKESPHRVKPLLYVYRVLLTGIWMMRTGEVEANLVTLNETFRLPYVDDLIARKLAGPEQGTLDDADLAFHQSEFERLRAMLQAAHEASTLRELPEDAARSGINDLLIRVRLAQGI
- a CDS encoding TIGR03790 family protein, which translates into the protein MATSRPSSLGLGCFRQTIVHGLALLTLFASPLRAQEPPPALDLSGETVVIYNPDFAQSQELAEYYAQKRGIPADRVIGLDCPMTDSMTRQEYNELLRKPLFEAFVRRGWWRLGQQELKDPVTGKSMPAMTVAESAVRVVVLMRGIPFQIQRDAQNPKNTQEDEASVDSELALLGLPRQPIAGALRNPYFKQDMRFQMFQGTPGLLLVGRLDGPDADTVKRMIDDALSAEEHGLRGRAVIDLAQKTGAYQEGEDWLNRSAILFRQKGIPVYVDKAEAVLPDHWPLPDTAFYFGWYTTHASGAIASPSFKFQTGAIACHLHSFSGAALRAPDRHWVGPLLRQGAAAALGNVFEPYLSLTVHFDVLNQRLLEGYTLAEAAWNATPVLSWMNVVCGDPLYRPYARGAGSSMGDGRDRDYALYQGTSTRHPGEDSRELKQALTTLAETRSKPHLLELTSLLSASEGKNNEAIDLLEHALSLYVIASDKARAHLYQARLYLDENRPAEAKATLQKMLDDPNQKDVPASQAARLIHSQIP